CTCATATCTACTCCAACGGTTTCATATGCCTCGATTTACTCGACACGCAAGGATGGAGTCCTGTACAGAGCGCGGAAAGCGTGTGCATGAGCATCCAGAGCATGCTCACCAGCAACTCCAAAAACGAACGGCCTCCTGGAGACGAAGAATTTGTCCGAGGGAACCGGTTGCGACCCCGAGACATTGAGTTTTTATATCACGACACCACCGTATGACCGAAACTATAGAGGCAGAATATCAGCGGCGAAAGTGATGGCATCGTCTGCTAGCATGGCTGGTGGCCGGCCTGTGGACCAAATTTTTGGCTTCAGAGCATTGCATTTCAGCTCAGGGTTCACAACAAGCGATTGGCGTATTTTATCATGggtattttattttattttatgTAAATGGCTTCAAAATCCTTCTTCCTATAAAATGCCTAGAGAAGCGCGGGTTTTCAGCAGGGTATCGCGACCTTGGTTGATTTGTTGAGACAAATATAGGTTTCGCCCCAGGTTCGGGGCCAATGTCGATAAAGTGAGGCAGCCTTTTAGCGTTGATATAATTCAACCCTCGTTCCGCAAACATGTTGACGTAATTGAACTGAAATGTAAATGTATATAAATCTGATGCACAGGTCGTCGCCTCTTACTTTTTCTCTATTGACAAGTACAATGATTCTGGCTCATCACCATTTGCAGTCGTGATGACGTCGGCTTGAAGGCATGCCCTGGTCCCTGACTTCTGGGGAGTTGAAGCCGGCTGGCGATGTGGGGGGGTGCCTGGCCCTGGCTCTGTCCATCAATCCAACCCACATAGAACATTGAATTCCTGGAGCCTAGATGCCTCTTCACCGCCCAGACCAACCGAGGGGGCTAGTGAGGGGAGCAATGGGCAGAACTCACAAGCTCAGGACGCTTCCGTCACCAACGCCTCCACTCCGACCGACCTAGAGCTCACGATCTGTGCTGCTgagcttccttctttttcctgTGTGAGCCCGCCATGGCTCCTCGTACCGAGTTTAGTACGGAGCAGGTCCGAAACAAGGCTCGCAAAGACTTGCTCTATCTGCTCGAGGGCGTAAGTGGTATCATCCTGCCCTTTCGCGAGCTTCCAATTGTTTACTTGTGCTGACCTTTATGTAGGTCCGCGGCAAGAAGAATCTCGTCTTCGACAAGACCTTGGTTGGCCCTGTTGGAACAATCGTCAAGGTCAATACCTTGCAAGAGTATGGAGTCGACAAGTTCTTCATTTTAGAGAACGACAATGTGGACACTAGCCAGCATAATGTAATCTTCATCGCCAGAGGCGAGTGCGGGCGACACGCCGAGAGCATAGCCAGTACGCTCTACAGACCTTATTCACGTTTCTCACACTCACCACAAAGACTCTCGTTTGATTAGCTGACATGGAATTGTTCTAGATCAAATAAAACGCGTGCGACGCCAGAGCCAGACAACTCATGATTTTCACATCTTTTGGGTCCCTCGTCGCACACTCGTGTCCGATCAACTTTTGGAGGATGCAGGTGTATTAGGCGACGTGAGCATATCCGAGCTCCCGTTATCCTTCTTCCCTCTCGAGAAAGATGTCTTGTCTTTAGAACTGGACGATTCTTTCAAAGATCTGTATCTCTCCAAAGATGTAACACCAACATACCTCCTGGCAAAAGCCTTGATGGAAATTCAACAAAATCACGGCTTATTCCCACGGATAATTGGAAAGGGCGATAATGCAAAAAAGGTGTCGGATCTTCTGGTCCGTATGCGTCAGGAACTGCTGGCGGGCGAGGACACCAGCGACACGAACAAACCCGGCTTAACGCCAAGCTCCACCAACGAAAGCATTATCATAATCGACCGCGAGGTAGACTTTGTTACTCCACTTCTCACACAGCTGACCTACGAGGGTCTCATCGACGAAGTTTTCGAAATTCAGAATAACCAAACCAAAGTAGACACAACGATTGTTGGCGCCCCAGCTCGGTCATCGACCGCGACTACACAGGGACGGAAGGAGACGGTGCTTTTGGATTCTAGTGACAAGCTGTATGGCCAATTACGGGACGCCAACTTTGCAGTTGTTGGCGGGATGCTCAACAAGGTAGCTCGACGGCTACAACAGGTTCAGTCAGACTAcgagaccaagaccaagacgaaatCATTAGCTGAGCTCAAGGAATTTGTCACTCAGCTGCCTGGATATCAACAGGAACATCGAAGTGTGAGAATCCACACCGGCATGGCCGAAGAAATAATCAAGCGCACGAGAACGGATGAGTTCAAAGGTCTGTTGGAGGTTCAGCAAAATCTCGCAGCTGGTGCAGACCCTTCTTCACagtttgatggcatcgaGGAGCTCATAGCACGCGACGCGCCTCTGCGGGTCACTCTGAGGCTATTGTGCATTTACTCTTGTATATCAGGGGGCGCCACGCCGAAAGAGTATGACCAATTTCGAAAGCTCATCCTGCGTGCCTATGGTTATCAGCATCTCTTGACTCTTTACAACCTGGAAAAGCTACAACTCTTCCTCTCTCGGTTATCCCCTCTCGCTGGGATGATTCCTATGGCCGGCAACGCAGGAGCCACTGGCACCAAGACGAACTACACATATCTACGGAAGCAGCTACGGCTtattgttgatgaggttcAAGAGGAGGATCCCAATGACGTCTCCTACGTATACAGTGGATACGCACCTCTTTCTATACGACTGGTCCAATGCATTTTGCAGAAGCAATATCTCCTGTCGTTCGTGAAGGGCCGCAGTGCTGCggatgctgctgttggtgctgcAGGCGCCGCGACCCAAGGTTGGCATGGTTTCGATGAAGCTATCAAGCATGTGCGCGGCCAGACGTTTTATGAGCTCCAGAAAGGCGAGGACAAGGCGGTCAAGGCTCGTGCCCTTCTCTCGGGAAGTGGTGCGAAGCAGActgtgtttgttgttttcGTGGGTGGAATTACGTTTACCGAAATTGCTGCGCTTCGCTTCATAGCtaagcaagaagaaggtagGTCAGCTCTCCTGGCGCAATATTATTGAACATATTAACGAAGCGTATAGGTCGACGGAACATTATCATTTGCACGACCTCGATAATTAGCGGCAACAGAATGATGGACGCTGCGATTGAAACTGGCTCATATGCAAAGGAGCCGCCGCCCGCGGCCCAGAGTGAACAAAGTTAAACGAAGCAGCACATGTACGATACCTTATTGAGAGTAATCCGGACCCATACGGCGCAATGATAGTTAAAGACAAGAGTAATCATATTCATCAGCATGCTTCCGGCGTTCTCATGGAAGCAATGTCTCGTTTTTTCCCC
The genomic region above belongs to Pochonia chlamydosporia 170 chromosome 2, whole genome shotgun sequence and contains:
- a CDS encoding vacuolar sorting protein (similar to Coccidioides immitis RS XP_001245196.1), which encodes MAPRTEFSTEQVRNKARKDLLYLLEGVRGKKNLVFDKTLVGPVGTIVKVNTLQEYGVDKFFILENDNVDTSQHNVIFIARGECGRHAESIANQIKRVRRQSQTTHDFHIFWVPRRTLVSDQLLEDAGVLGDVSISELPLSFFPLEKDVLSLELDDSFKDLYLSKDVTPTYLLAKALMEIQQNHGLFPRIIGKGDNAKKVSDLLVRMRQELLAGEDTSDTNKPGLTPSSTNESIIIIDREVDFVTPLLTQLTYEGLIDEVFEIQNNQTKVDTTIVGAPARSSTATTQGRKETVLLDSSDKLYGQLRDANFAVVGGMLNKVARRLQQVQSDYETKTKTKSLAELKEFVTQLPGYQQEHRSVRIHTGMAEEIIKRTRTDEFKGLLEVQQNLAAGADPSSQFDGIEELIARDAPLRVTLRLLCIYSCISGGATPKEYDQFRKLILRAYGYQHLLTLYNLEKLQLFLSRLSPLAGMIPMAGNAGATGTKTNYTYLRKQLRLIVDEVQEEDPNDVSYVYSGYAPLSIRLVQCILQKQYLLSFVKGRSAADAAVGAAGAATQGWHGFDEAIKHVRGQTFYELQKGEDKAVKARALLSGSGAKQTVFVVFVGGITFTEIAALRFIAKQEEGRRNIIICTTSIISGNRMMDAAIETGSYAKEPPPAAQSEQS